Proteins found in one Sorghum bicolor cultivar BTx623 chromosome 1, Sorghum_bicolor_NCBIv3, whole genome shotgun sequence genomic segment:
- the LOC8064494 gene encoding uncharacterized protein LOC8064494 isoform X1 has product MPPARRRPSRGANPAGGGGDDDSVPSSAADLLALAATLIPAAATAALKAPPQLKQLVHSLPVSHPLLLSLPQALALALAPPSDAPPPLPPRSAAVLLHLLVTHPTHPPRWDDLICPLALLHARLALLANADPPLAALAASCFELAWRADAPGREALVAQTLPYLVALALTSGSSARPVIRRLFALRDALPLLDYDDHQSIYDFKMLLLRCFASPLFLKAEEGRKFLALVLGVSEGIAREGLELIRAQLVMTGGKRAAVVAYGEVIFRAWKDGGWVRGEVGEAFLQGMVEGAVHAGSKEVAKAARKILSSFVEQRAVAGVEKLVFRLAEPVLFRSLQVANSNVRHNALHLLLDLFPLEDPDVTKDVNDPLLEKQFFLIDKLLMDEYPEIRAVAVEGICRILNQYWEVVPAPTISKFLSKIVDDMSKDSCNEVRLSTLNGLIYLLDNPQSHDILKVLLPRLSDMISDTAMSIRAAAVDLLLAIRDLRSFQYNKVVGLGTLLSSLANDHPRIAQKITKLLIPSYFPSKLSPKEACARCIALIKRSPTAGARFCEFALSEGSPPRSIVDLVKYSITLALSQTGLNSDQIDGLIIASVNLIKSLSDERSSLAALREFFANAKLRLVLKIAVSEGARAALLSISPVVLSDDLSVLHEECMDIVMNAARISKQEEYQETVLEAHKLIVLGNWSDELFEALTNTLQSKASDFANIYGVEPPPCPVASSRRKKGKALKKIPLRDTVVGKGSSKSKVSNEELAVAAGAAWQINEIVKSKDLRDAFLQSSYSEIAFSSLKVISQVYVEQCLYFDTLDLAPILAYLSLATCNDLADVNQTGSCFEENSLFQSSTANQSLDHLLNCFDKLLNGTVNNPPSKSNKNGKASRSKDQQKGASEVKGTLNAIMLGASVLKFIIDTTMKPVSDDKIRCLKFASSYIKYAVSSIKKHQEQSSSFKGDDLKDALLVVRSSFTYAAKLLHLVLSSSPEESSPPEEAFFLANDLLDLVPIVESFAGSRFALRIVSVLKQWLPVLLLGLVCQWLTGPHNEMAPNVFHFADSVLPLWVTAVAKNELDSKEPGQDEQSNSAEEGEDSPLCRKLAEMMAILLKKGSPRILDCVSGVLLSTFQLTLQRSEYDIVLGMTRFVCDKLLGNNSQALEKLQLTQDFLRENFLEIDRYVRDELDDDDDSRQQLEKAKALIRSVLTDV; this is encoded by the exons ATGCcgcccgcgcgccgccgcccgaGCCGTGGCGCGAaccccgccggcggcggcggggacgaCGACTCCGtcccctcctccgccgccgaccTCCTCGCGCTCGCCGCCACGCTCATCccggccgccgccaccgccgcgctCAAAGCCCCGCCCCAACTCAAGCAGCTCGTGCACTCCCTCCCCGTCTCCCACCCGCTCCTCCTCTCCCTCCCGCAGGcgctcgccctcgccctcgctccCCCTTCCGACGCGCCCCCGCCCCTTCCTCCGCGCTCCGCCGCCGTCCTCCTCCATCTCCTCGTCACGCACCCCACCCACCCGCCACGATGGGACGACCTCATCTGCCCGCTCGCGCTGCTCCACGCCCGCCTCGCGCTCCTCGCCAACGCCGACCCGCCGCTCGCGGCCCTCGCCGCCTCCTGCTTCGAGCTCGCCTGGCGCGCCGACGCGCCGGGCCGCGAGGCCCTCGTCGCGCAGACGCTGCCCTACCTCGTCGCCCTGGCGCTCACCTCCGGCTCCAGCGCCAGGCCCGTCATCCGCCGCCTCTTCGCGCTCCGCGACGCGCTGCCGCTGCTCGACTACGACGACCACCAGAGCATCTACGACTTCAAGATGCTCCTGCTGCGCTGCTTCGCCTCCCCGCTCTTTCTCAAGGCCGAGGAAGGGAGGAAGTTCCTCGCGCTCGTGCTTGGTGTCAGCGAGGGGATCGCCAGGGAAGGGCTGGAGCTCATCAGGGCGCAGCTGGTGATGACGGGGGGCAAGCGCGCCGCGGTGGTGGCCTACGGAGAGGTCATCTTCAGGGCGTGGAAGGACGGGGGCTGGGTCAGGGGGGAGGTCGGGGAGGCGTTCCTTCAGGGGATGGTCGAGGGCGCCGTACACGCCGGGAGCAAGGAGGTGGCCAAGGCGGCCAGGAAGATCCTGTCGTCTTTCGTCGAGCAGAGGGCCGTTGCCGGGGTTGAAAAGTTGGTGTTCCGGCTTGCCGAACCTGTGCTGTTCCGTTCCTTGCAG GTTGCTAACTCCAACGTTCGCCATAATGCTTTGCATCTTCTATTAGATTTGTTTCCCCTTGAAGATCCAGATGTGACAAAGGATGTTAATGATCCTcttctagagaagcagttcttCTTGATAGACAAGCTCCTCATGGATGAATATCCAGAAATAAGAGCAGTTGCAGTTGAAGGAATATGTCGTATTCTTAACCAATATTGGGAAGTTGTCCCTGCCCCCACTATTTCAAAATTTCTGAGTAAAATTGTTGACGACATGTCCAaggattcttgcaatgaagttCGGCTATCAACACTTAATGGTCTCATATACTTGCTTGACAATCCACAAAGTCATGACATACTGAAAGTTTTACTTCCAAGATTAAGCGATATGATCTCAGATACTGCTATGTCTATCAGAGCTGCTGCTGTTGATCTTCTTTTAGCTATTCGTGATCTTCGATCATTCCAATACAATAAG GTTGTTGGTCTGGGTACTTTATTGTCTTCACTTGCAAATGATCATCCCCGCATTGCTCAAAAAATTACAAAGCTCCTCATTCCTTCTTATTTTCCATCAAAGTTGAGCCCAAAAGAAGCATGTGCTCGCTGCATTGCACTAATCAAGAGGTCACCAACAGCTGGGGCAAGATTTTGTGAATTTGCTCTGTCTGAAGGGTCACCCCCAAGGTCTATTGTTGATCTAGTCAAATATTCAATTACTCTTGCATTATCACAAACAGGACTTAACTCAGATCAGATTGATGGTCTTATTATTGCTTCAGTCAATCTTATAAAAAGCTTATCCGATGAGCGCTCTAGTTTGGCTGCTTTGCGAGAATTCTTTGCAAATGCGAAGTTAAGGTTGGTCCTTAAAATTGCTGTTTCTGAGGGTGCCCGGGCTGCCCTTCTTAGTATATCTCCAGTTGTTTTATCTGATGATCTATCTGTGCTGCATGAGGAATGCATGGATATAGTTATGAATGCTGCTAGGATTTCAAAGCAAGAAGAATATCAGGAAACAGTGCTGGAGGCACATAAGTTGATAGTTTTGGGTAACTGGTCTGATGAGCTGTTTGAAGCATTGACTAATACTCTGCAATCTAAAGCCTCTGATTTTGCTAATATCTATGGAGTTGAACCTCCTCCATGCCCTGTTGCATCTTCAAGGAGGAAGAAAGGCAAGGCACTTAAGAAAATACCGCTACGTGACACTGTTGTTGGAAAGGGGTCATCCAAATCAAAAGTCAGTAATGAAGAGCTTGCTGTTGCGGCGGGGGCAGCATGGCAGATCAATGAAATAGTAAAATCTAAAGACTTGAGAGAtgcctttcttcaatcttcTTATTCAGAGATTGCATTTTCTTCCCTGAAGGTCATTTCTCAAGTGTACGTCGAGCAGTGCCTATATTTTGACACTTTAGACCTTGCACCTATATTGGCCTATTTGAGTCTGGCTACATGTAATGACCTTGCAGATGTTAATCAAACTGGAAGCTGCTTTGAG GAAAATTCATTGTTTCAGTCCTCAACTGCAAATCAGTCACTGGATCATCTGCTCAATTGTTTCGACAAACTTCTAAATGGAACTGTTAACAATCCACCATCAAAATCGAACAAGAATGGAAAAGCTTCACGATCAAAAGACCAGCAGAAAGGAGCATCTGAAG TGAAAGGCACGCTTAATGCGATTATGCTGGGTGCTTCAGTTCTCAAATTTATCATTGACACAACTATGAAGCCAGTCAGTGATGATAAAATAAGGTGCCTCAAATTTGCATCGTCCTACATAAAATATGCAGTATCATCCATCAAAAAGCATCAGGAACAGAGTTCATCTTTCAAGGGGGATGATCTGAAGGATGCTTTGTTGGTTGTACGGAGCTCCTTTACATACGCAGCCAAGCTACTTCATTTGGTTTTATCAAGCTCACCTGAGGAGTCAAGCCCTCCAGAGGAAGCCTTCTTCCTTGCAAATGATCTTCTTGATCTTGTGCCTATTGTCGAGTCCTTTGCTGGCTCAAGATTTGCACTCCGCATAGTTTCTGTTCTGAAGCAATGGCTGCCTGTTCTCTTGTTGGGTCTTGTATGCCAGTGGCTAACTGGACCACATAATGAAATGGCACCCAACGTCTTCCACTTTGCTGACTCTGTCTTACCACTGTGGGTCACTGCTGTGGCAAAGAATGAGCTTGATTCCAAAGAGCCTGGCCAGGACGAGCAAAGCAATTCAGCTGAAGAGGGTGAGGACTCACCGTTATGCAGAAAGCTAGCAGAAATGATGGCGATCCTCCTGAAGAAAGGAAGCCCCAGAATCCTTGATTGCGTGAGTGGAGTCCTTCTGTCCACTTTCCAGTTGACGCTGCAAAGATCAGAGTATGACATTGTCTTGGGCATGACTCGTTTCGTTTGTGACAAGTTGCTAGGGAACAACTCCCAAGCATTGGAAAAGCTGCAGCTTACCCAAGACTTTCTTCGTGAGAATTTCCTTGAGATTGATAGGTATGTCAGAGACGAGCTTGATGATGACGACGATTCGAGGCAGCAACTGGAGAAAGCAAAAGCGCTGATAAGATCGGTTCTCACTGATGTCTGA
- the LOC8064494 gene encoding uncharacterized protein LOC8064494 isoform X2, with protein sequence MPPARRRPSRGANPAGGGGDDDSVPSSAADLLALAATLIPAAATAALKAPPQLKQLVHSLPVSHPLLLSLPQALALALAPPSDAPPPLPPRSAAVLLHLLVTHPTHPPRWDDLICPLALLHARLALLANADPPLAALAASCFELAWRADAPGREALVAQTLPYLVALALTSGSSARPVIRRLFALRDALPLLDYDDHQSIYDFKMLLLRCFASPLFLKAEEGRKFLALVLGVSEGIAREGLELIRAQLVMTGGKRAAVVAYGEVIFRAWKDGGWVRGEVGEAFLQGMVEGAVHAGSKEVAKAARKILSSFVEQRAVAGVEKLVFRLAEPVLFRSLQVANSNVRHNALHLLLDLFPLEDPDVTKDVNDPLLEKQFFLIDKLLMDEYPEIRAVAVEGICRILNQYWEVVPAPTISKFLSKIVDDMSKDSCNEVRLSTLNGLIYLLDNPQSHDILKVLLPRLSDMISDTAMSIRAAAVDLLLAIRDLRSFQYNKVVGLGTLLSSLANDHPRIAQKITKLLIPSYFPSKLSPKEACARCIALIKRSPTAGARFCEFALSEGSPPRSIVDLVKYSITLALSQTGLNSDQIDGLIIASVNLIKSLSDERSSLAALREFFANAKLRLVLKIAVSEGARAALLSISPVVLSDDLSVLHEECMDIVMNAARISKQEEYQETVLEAHKLIVLGNWSDELFEALTNTLQSKASDFANIYGVEPPPCPVASSRRKKGKALKKIPLRDTVVGKGSSKSKVSNEELAVAAGAAWQINEIVKSKDLRDAFLQSSYSEIAFSSLKVISQVYVEQCLYFDTLDLAPILAYLSLATCNDLADVNQTGSCFESSTANQSLDHLLNCFDKLLNGTVNNPPSKSNKNGKASRSKDQQKGASEVKGTLNAIMLGASVLKFIIDTTMKPVSDDKIRCLKFASSYIKYAVSSIKKHQEQSSSFKGDDLKDALLVVRSSFTYAAKLLHLVLSSSPEESSPPEEAFFLANDLLDLVPIVESFAGSRFALRIVSVLKQWLPVLLLGLVCQWLTGPHNEMAPNVFHFADSVLPLWVTAVAKNELDSKEPGQDEQSNSAEEGEDSPLCRKLAEMMAILLKKGSPRILDCVSGVLLSTFQLTLQRSEYDIVLGMTRFVCDKLLGNNSQALEKLQLTQDFLRENFLEIDRYVRDELDDDDDSRQQLEKAKALIRSVLTDV encoded by the exons ATGCcgcccgcgcgccgccgcccgaGCCGTGGCGCGAaccccgccggcggcggcggggacgaCGACTCCGtcccctcctccgccgccgaccTCCTCGCGCTCGCCGCCACGCTCATCccggccgccgccaccgccgcgctCAAAGCCCCGCCCCAACTCAAGCAGCTCGTGCACTCCCTCCCCGTCTCCCACCCGCTCCTCCTCTCCCTCCCGCAGGcgctcgccctcgccctcgctccCCCTTCCGACGCGCCCCCGCCCCTTCCTCCGCGCTCCGCCGCCGTCCTCCTCCATCTCCTCGTCACGCACCCCACCCACCCGCCACGATGGGACGACCTCATCTGCCCGCTCGCGCTGCTCCACGCCCGCCTCGCGCTCCTCGCCAACGCCGACCCGCCGCTCGCGGCCCTCGCCGCCTCCTGCTTCGAGCTCGCCTGGCGCGCCGACGCGCCGGGCCGCGAGGCCCTCGTCGCGCAGACGCTGCCCTACCTCGTCGCCCTGGCGCTCACCTCCGGCTCCAGCGCCAGGCCCGTCATCCGCCGCCTCTTCGCGCTCCGCGACGCGCTGCCGCTGCTCGACTACGACGACCACCAGAGCATCTACGACTTCAAGATGCTCCTGCTGCGCTGCTTCGCCTCCCCGCTCTTTCTCAAGGCCGAGGAAGGGAGGAAGTTCCTCGCGCTCGTGCTTGGTGTCAGCGAGGGGATCGCCAGGGAAGGGCTGGAGCTCATCAGGGCGCAGCTGGTGATGACGGGGGGCAAGCGCGCCGCGGTGGTGGCCTACGGAGAGGTCATCTTCAGGGCGTGGAAGGACGGGGGCTGGGTCAGGGGGGAGGTCGGGGAGGCGTTCCTTCAGGGGATGGTCGAGGGCGCCGTACACGCCGGGAGCAAGGAGGTGGCCAAGGCGGCCAGGAAGATCCTGTCGTCTTTCGTCGAGCAGAGGGCCGTTGCCGGGGTTGAAAAGTTGGTGTTCCGGCTTGCCGAACCTGTGCTGTTCCGTTCCTTGCAG GTTGCTAACTCCAACGTTCGCCATAATGCTTTGCATCTTCTATTAGATTTGTTTCCCCTTGAAGATCCAGATGTGACAAAGGATGTTAATGATCCTcttctagagaagcagttcttCTTGATAGACAAGCTCCTCATGGATGAATATCCAGAAATAAGAGCAGTTGCAGTTGAAGGAATATGTCGTATTCTTAACCAATATTGGGAAGTTGTCCCTGCCCCCACTATTTCAAAATTTCTGAGTAAAATTGTTGACGACATGTCCAaggattcttgcaatgaagttCGGCTATCAACACTTAATGGTCTCATATACTTGCTTGACAATCCACAAAGTCATGACATACTGAAAGTTTTACTTCCAAGATTAAGCGATATGATCTCAGATACTGCTATGTCTATCAGAGCTGCTGCTGTTGATCTTCTTTTAGCTATTCGTGATCTTCGATCATTCCAATACAATAAG GTTGTTGGTCTGGGTACTTTATTGTCTTCACTTGCAAATGATCATCCCCGCATTGCTCAAAAAATTACAAAGCTCCTCATTCCTTCTTATTTTCCATCAAAGTTGAGCCCAAAAGAAGCATGTGCTCGCTGCATTGCACTAATCAAGAGGTCACCAACAGCTGGGGCAAGATTTTGTGAATTTGCTCTGTCTGAAGGGTCACCCCCAAGGTCTATTGTTGATCTAGTCAAATATTCAATTACTCTTGCATTATCACAAACAGGACTTAACTCAGATCAGATTGATGGTCTTATTATTGCTTCAGTCAATCTTATAAAAAGCTTATCCGATGAGCGCTCTAGTTTGGCTGCTTTGCGAGAATTCTTTGCAAATGCGAAGTTAAGGTTGGTCCTTAAAATTGCTGTTTCTGAGGGTGCCCGGGCTGCCCTTCTTAGTATATCTCCAGTTGTTTTATCTGATGATCTATCTGTGCTGCATGAGGAATGCATGGATATAGTTATGAATGCTGCTAGGATTTCAAAGCAAGAAGAATATCAGGAAACAGTGCTGGAGGCACATAAGTTGATAGTTTTGGGTAACTGGTCTGATGAGCTGTTTGAAGCATTGACTAATACTCTGCAATCTAAAGCCTCTGATTTTGCTAATATCTATGGAGTTGAACCTCCTCCATGCCCTGTTGCATCTTCAAGGAGGAAGAAAGGCAAGGCACTTAAGAAAATACCGCTACGTGACACTGTTGTTGGAAAGGGGTCATCCAAATCAAAAGTCAGTAATGAAGAGCTTGCTGTTGCGGCGGGGGCAGCATGGCAGATCAATGAAATAGTAAAATCTAAAGACTTGAGAGAtgcctttcttcaatcttcTTATTCAGAGATTGCATTTTCTTCCCTGAAGGTCATTTCTCAAGTGTACGTCGAGCAGTGCCTATATTTTGACACTTTAGACCTTGCACCTATATTGGCCTATTTGAGTCTGGCTACATGTAATGACCTTGCAGATGTTAATCAAACTGGAAGCTGCTTTGAG TCCTCAACTGCAAATCAGTCACTGGATCATCTGCTCAATTGTTTCGACAAACTTCTAAATGGAACTGTTAACAATCCACCATCAAAATCGAACAAGAATGGAAAAGCTTCACGATCAAAAGACCAGCAGAAAGGAGCATCTGAAG TGAAAGGCACGCTTAATGCGATTATGCTGGGTGCTTCAGTTCTCAAATTTATCATTGACACAACTATGAAGCCAGTCAGTGATGATAAAATAAGGTGCCTCAAATTTGCATCGTCCTACATAAAATATGCAGTATCATCCATCAAAAAGCATCAGGAACAGAGTTCATCTTTCAAGGGGGATGATCTGAAGGATGCTTTGTTGGTTGTACGGAGCTCCTTTACATACGCAGCCAAGCTACTTCATTTGGTTTTATCAAGCTCACCTGAGGAGTCAAGCCCTCCAGAGGAAGCCTTCTTCCTTGCAAATGATCTTCTTGATCTTGTGCCTATTGTCGAGTCCTTTGCTGGCTCAAGATTTGCACTCCGCATAGTTTCTGTTCTGAAGCAATGGCTGCCTGTTCTCTTGTTGGGTCTTGTATGCCAGTGGCTAACTGGACCACATAATGAAATGGCACCCAACGTCTTCCACTTTGCTGACTCTGTCTTACCACTGTGGGTCACTGCTGTGGCAAAGAATGAGCTTGATTCCAAAGAGCCTGGCCAGGACGAGCAAAGCAATTCAGCTGAAGAGGGTGAGGACTCACCGTTATGCAGAAAGCTAGCAGAAATGATGGCGATCCTCCTGAAGAAAGGAAGCCCCAGAATCCTTGATTGCGTGAGTGGAGTCCTTCTGTCCACTTTCCAGTTGACGCTGCAAAGATCAGAGTATGACATTGTCTTGGGCATGACTCGTTTCGTTTGTGACAAGTTGCTAGGGAACAACTCCCAAGCATTGGAAAAGCTGCAGCTTACCCAAGACTTTCTTCGTGAGAATTTCCTTGAGATTGATAGGTATGTCAGAGACGAGCTTGATGATGACGACGATTCGAGGCAGCAACTGGAGAAAGCAAAAGCGCTGATAAGATCGGTTCTCACTGATGTCTGA